The Ictalurus punctatus breed USDA103 chromosome 9, Coco_2.0, whole genome shotgun sequence genome contains a region encoding:
- the ywhaqb gene encoding tyrosine 3-monooxygenase/tryptophan 5-monooxygenase activation protein, theta polypeptide b isoform X1: MERGDVVLKAKLAEQAERYDDMVACMREVTKAGHELSNEERNLLSVAYKNVVGTRRLAWRVISNIESNTEESDKKPEVIKEYREKVEQELREICNDVLELLSKYLIENSTNPENKVFYLKMKGDYFRYLAEVAPKDDKSAIADSQKAYQEAFDLSKSEMQPTHPIHLGLALNFSVFYYEILGSPDKACNLAKEVLEKASAEVNSLNEESFKDSTIIIQLLRDNLSDPSSKQKVTGGKIRNLQDKERTR, from the exons ATGGAAAGAGGAGACGTTGTACTCAAGGCCAAATTGGCTGAGCAAGCTGAGCGCTATGATGATATGGTGGCTTGTATGAGGGAAGTGACCAAGGCTGGCCACGAACTCTCTAACGAAGAAAGGAACTTGCTGTCTGTTGCCTACAAGAACGTCGTGGGCACACGCAGGTTGGCCTGGAGGGTCATATCCAACATTGAGAGTAATACTGAAGAGAGTGACAAGAAGCCTGAGGTGATCAAAGAATACCGAGAGAAAGTGGAGCAAGAACTCAGAGAGATCTGCAATGATGTACTG GAGCTGCTGAGTAAATATCTAATAGAAAATTCCACGAATCCTGAAAACAAGGTGTTTTACCTGAAGATGAAGGGAGACTATTTCAGATACCTTGCTGAAGTGGCCCCTAAAGATGATAAAT ctgctATAGCTGACTCTCAGAAAGCCTACCAAGAGGCATTTGATCTGAGCAAGAGTGAGATGCAGCCAACACACCCCATTCACCTGGGCCTCGCCCTGAACTTTTCTGTCTTCTACTACGAGATTCTCGGCTCTCCAGACAAGGCTTGCAACCTTGCCAAAGAG GTTCTTGAAAAAGCCTCAGCAGAGGTCAATTCACTTAATGAAGAGTCTTTTAAAGACAGCACCATCATCATACAGCTGCTGAGAGACAACCTCTCG GACCCAAGTAGCAAACAAAAAGTTACTGGAGGCAAGATACGCAACTTACAGGACAAAGAAAGGACACGTTGA
- the ywhaqb gene encoding tyrosine 3-monooxygenase/tryptophan 5-monooxygenase activation protein, theta polypeptide b isoform X2 encodes MERGDVVLKAKLAEQAERYDDMVACMREVTKAGHELSNEERNLLSVAYKNVVGTRRLAWRVISNIESNTEESDKKPEVIKEYREKVEQELREICNDVLELLSKYLIENSTNPENKVFYLKMKGDYFRYLAEVAPKDDKSAIADSQKAYQEAFDLSKSEMQPTHPIHLGLALNFSVFYYEILGSPDKACNLAKEVLEKASAEVNSLNEESFKDSTIIIQLLRDNLSLWTSDKGEENESQQS; translated from the exons ATGGAAAGAGGAGACGTTGTACTCAAGGCCAAATTGGCTGAGCAAGCTGAGCGCTATGATGATATGGTGGCTTGTATGAGGGAAGTGACCAAGGCTGGCCACGAACTCTCTAACGAAGAAAGGAACTTGCTGTCTGTTGCCTACAAGAACGTCGTGGGCACACGCAGGTTGGCCTGGAGGGTCATATCCAACATTGAGAGTAATACTGAAGAGAGTGACAAGAAGCCTGAGGTGATCAAAGAATACCGAGAGAAAGTGGAGCAAGAACTCAGAGAGATCTGCAATGATGTACTG GAGCTGCTGAGTAAATATCTAATAGAAAATTCCACGAATCCTGAAAACAAGGTGTTTTACCTGAAGATGAAGGGAGACTATTTCAGATACCTTGCTGAAGTGGCCCCTAAAGATGATAAAT ctgctATAGCTGACTCTCAGAAAGCCTACCAAGAGGCATTTGATCTGAGCAAGAGTGAGATGCAGCCAACACACCCCATTCACCTGGGCCTCGCCCTGAACTTTTCTGTCTTCTACTACGAGATTCTCGGCTCTCCAGACAAGGCTTGCAACCTTGCCAAAGAG GTTCTTGAAAAAGCCTCAGCAGAGGTCAATTCACTTAATGAAGAGTCTTTTAAAGACAGCACCATCATCATACAGCTGCTGAGAGACAACCTCTCG TTATGGACATCTGATAAAGGAGAGGAAAATGAAAGTCAGCAGAGCTGA